A stretch of Microbacterium sp. LWH3-1.2 DNA encodes these proteins:
- a CDS encoding penicillin acylase family protein, protein MADVYRDDLGIPHIRATDIGDLAEAQGEVTARDRGWQIEVDRLRASGRLSELIGEAGVPWDVFARRARLDDTARRALEGTDAETRAFVSRYAEGVRRGMTAVGAGAAEFRALDDLFGGTRPLEPWADHDPLGVLHVAHALFSTFPVLLWRAHVAATLGDAWVDVFAGHGDGGGDGGGDGGGDETLPTSGSNAWALHGSRTASGMPLLAGDPHRIFELPGVYQQVRLACDEFDVVGLAFPGVPGVAHFGHAGAAAWGVTNAMAHSVDVFRERLRRVQGGYEALGPDGWRVVDVERSVIRVRGGGPVGVEAIETERGTIVTELRPDGGGLVGWSVRMPARANGDLGAGALLGLLRARSAGDVVAAFGRWVDPVNRVLAADRDGRVLSVTVGVTPDRPRAERRLPLRAESVAVAGNRAGVRPLEVTDVSVDANERPRRAENDLGWAYSSSHRAERIRVLLEERRPGSADEFVAVWSDTASGSAAALRGFVPRGPLPPRAARVRDAVVGWDGRTDAASVAAGTFAAWRTALVRRVAAHPVLRPLRAAHGFGAVFDPWLGVTGQVAAALARLLAHPALRDDVETLVVSALDDAADAAEWGATHRLLALHAIADVPGAVDPGARLDVPLSGDGDAVRCTGSTPGVTDRSWRGSVARWAWDLSDRENSLWSVPFGAAGDRRSPHFSDQLAAWSEVRPARVVTDWTRLHPDVPTGDS, encoded by the coding sequence ATGGCGGACGTCTATCGCGACGACCTCGGCATCCCCCACATCCGCGCGACGGACATCGGGGATCTCGCCGAGGCGCAGGGGGAAGTGACGGCACGCGATCGCGGCTGGCAGATCGAGGTCGACCGACTGCGCGCGTCCGGGCGGCTGTCGGAGCTGATCGGTGAGGCGGGGGTGCCGTGGGACGTCTTCGCGCGGCGCGCTCGGCTCGACGACACCGCGCGTCGGGCGCTGGAGGGAACGGATGCCGAGACCCGCGCCTTCGTGAGCCGCTACGCGGAGGGAGTCCGGCGTGGCATGACCGCCGTCGGCGCAGGTGCGGCCGAGTTCCGGGCCCTCGACGACCTCTTCGGCGGCACGCGACCGCTCGAGCCGTGGGCCGACCACGACCCGCTCGGAGTGCTGCACGTCGCGCACGCGCTGTTCTCGACGTTCCCGGTGCTGCTGTGGCGCGCGCACGTCGCCGCGACGCTCGGCGATGCATGGGTCGATGTGTTCGCGGGGCACGGAGACGGCGGCGGGGACGGCGGGGGGGACGGCGGGGGCGACGAGACCCTGCCGACGTCGGGCAGCAACGCGTGGGCACTGCACGGGTCGCGGACCGCGAGTGGGATGCCGCTGCTCGCGGGCGATCCGCACCGCATCTTCGAGCTGCCCGGCGTCTACCAGCAGGTGCGGCTGGCGTGCGACGAGTTCGACGTCGTCGGGCTCGCGTTCCCCGGGGTACCAGGGGTTGCGCACTTCGGGCACGCGGGAGCGGCGGCGTGGGGCGTGACGAACGCCATGGCGCACAGCGTGGATGTGTTCCGTGAGCGGCTTCGACGGGTGCAGGGCGGCTACGAGGCGCTCGGACCCGACGGCTGGCGTGTCGTCGACGTCGAGCGCTCGGTGATCCGGGTGCGCGGCGGCGGCCCGGTGGGAGTCGAGGCGATCGAGACGGAACGGGGCACGATCGTGACCGAGCTCCGACCCGACGGCGGCGGGCTCGTCGGGTGGAGCGTACGCATGCCCGCCCGCGCGAACGGCGACCTCGGCGCCGGTGCGCTTCTCGGCCTGCTGCGTGCCCGATCCGCAGGCGATGTCGTCGCCGCGTTCGGGCGATGGGTCGACCCGGTGAACCGGGTGCTCGCCGCGGACCGCGACGGCAGGGTGCTGTCGGTGACGGTCGGGGTCACGCCGGACCGCCCGCGCGCCGAACGCCGGCTGCCGTTGCGCGCTGAGTCGGTTGCGGTTGCGGGGAATCGAGCGGGCGTGCGCCCACTCGAGGTGACCGACGTGTCGGTGGATGCCAACGAGCGGCCCCGGCGTGCCGAGAACGACCTCGGGTGGGCGTACTCGTCGTCGCACCGTGCAGAGCGCATCCGCGTCCTGCTCGAGGAGCGTCGACCGGGGTCCGCCGACGAGTTCGTGGCCGTCTGGAGCGATACGGCGAGCGGCTCGGCGGCCGCGCTCCGAGGATTCGTGCCGCGCGGGCCCCTACCCCCCCGGGCGGCCCGGGTGCGCGACGCGGTCGTGGGATGGGACGGACGGACGGATGCGGCATCCGTCGCCGCCGGCACGTTCGCGGCCTGGCGCACCGCCCTTGTGCGACGGGTGGCCGCGCACCCGGTGCTGCGGCCGCTGCGCGCGGCGCACGGCTTCGGTGCGGTCTTCGATCCGTGGCTCGGCGTCACCGGGCAGGTCGCCGCGGCGCTGGCGCGCCTGCTCGCCCACCCCGCGTTGCGCGACGACGTCGAGACGCTGGTGGTGTCCGCGCTCGACGACGCCGCCGACGCGGCCGAGTGGGGTGCGACGCATCGCCTGCTCGCCCTGCACGCGATCGCCGACGTGCCCGGGGCGGTCGATCCGGGCGCACGCCTCGATGTGCCGCTGTCGGGCGACGGCGACGCCGTGCGGTGCACGGGCTCGACGCCCGGTGTCACCGACCGGTCGTGGCGCGGTTCGGTCGCACGATGGGCGTGGGACCTCTCTGACCGCGAGAACAGCCTGTGGAGCGTGCCGTTCGGCGCCGCAGGCGACCGCCGCTCACCGCACTTCTCCGACCAGCTCGCGGCATGGTCCGAGGTCCGACCCGCGCGGGTCGTGACCGACTGGACCCGCCTTCATCCCGACGTCCCGACAGGAGACTCATGA
- a CDS encoding IucA/IucC family protein, with protein MTTAAAHLSPAHLADAQRHLVAKAIAEFSHERLLTPEPVVGGWRVTVPAADVQYRFEAVRAELDHWVVDEASLRRLVAGEPAELDAQAFILELQPVLGLSDRLLPIYLEEIASTLASAAFKIARGGPSADELLTADFQTIESAMTEGHPGFVANNGRIGFGVSAHAAYSPEAGRPFRMVWLAARRSQSHLALGADLDEASLLSGELAPAEHARFAERLTELGEDPGDYHLLPTHPWQWENRIAITFAPDVARRDLVLIGESDDEYRAQQSVRTMFNATHPHRHYVKTALAVQNMGFLRGLSPAYMRVTPAINDWVAELVAGDATLRDAGFRVLRERASIGYTGDVYHRTSTPSAHRKMLAALWRESPVPLIAPGERLATMASLLHRDASGRSYATALVRASDAPAATWVRAYLRAYLRPLVHCLLAHDLAFMPHGENLILILDEHVPTGVFMKDIGEEVALLTDRAAPEDVRRIVSPVDDEEKALAIFTDVFDGVLRHLAAILHTDGTLPESEFWRIAAEIIDEHAAQHPWIESRVDLRADAFAHSCLNRLQLRNTLQMVDLTNQSASLMYAGTLSNPVARSRASRVPVAL; from the coding sequence ATGACCACCGCCGCCGCTCACCTCTCCCCCGCTCACCTCGCCGACGCACAGCGCCACCTCGTGGCCAAGGCGATCGCCGAGTTCAGCCACGAACGTCTGCTGACCCCCGAACCCGTCGTCGGGGGCTGGCGCGTCACCGTGCCGGCCGCCGATGTGCAGTACCGGTTCGAGGCGGTGCGCGCCGAGCTCGATCACTGGGTCGTCGATGAGGCGAGCCTGCGCCGGCTCGTGGCCGGCGAGCCCGCCGAGCTCGACGCGCAGGCGTTCATCCTCGAGCTGCAGCCGGTGCTGGGCCTGTCCGACCGCCTCCTGCCGATCTACCTCGAGGAGATCGCCTCCACCCTGGCGAGCGCGGCGTTCAAGATCGCAAGAGGGGGGCCGTCGGCCGACGAGCTGCTCACGGCCGACTTCCAGACCATCGAGTCCGCGATGACCGAAGGCCATCCCGGGTTCGTCGCGAACAACGGACGCATCGGCTTCGGCGTCTCGGCCCACGCCGCCTACTCGCCTGAGGCAGGACGACCGTTCAGGATGGTGTGGCTCGCGGCGCGCCGATCGCAGTCGCATCTCGCACTCGGCGCCGACCTGGACGAGGCATCCCTCCTCTCCGGCGAGCTCGCGCCCGCAGAGCACGCGCGTTTCGCCGAGCGCTTGACGGAGCTCGGCGAGGACCCCGGCGACTACCACCTGCTGCCGACGCACCCGTGGCAGTGGGAGAACCGCATCGCGATCACGTTCGCGCCCGACGTCGCGCGTCGCGACCTCGTGCTGATCGGCGAGAGCGACGACGAGTACCGCGCGCAGCAATCGGTGCGCACGATGTTCAATGCGACGCACCCCCACCGGCACTACGTGAAGACCGCGCTGGCGGTCCAGAACATGGGGTTCCTTCGGGGGCTGTCGCCGGCCTACATGCGCGTGACGCCGGCGATCAACGACTGGGTCGCCGAACTCGTGGCCGGTGACGCCACGCTGCGCGACGCAGGCTTCCGCGTGCTGCGCGAGCGCGCGTCGATCGGGTACACCGGCGACGTGTACCACCGCACCTCGACCCCGTCGGCGCATCGCAAGATGCTCGCCGCCCTCTGGCGCGAGAGCCCGGTGCCGCTGATCGCGCCGGGCGAGCGGCTCGCGACCATGGCGTCGCTGCTGCATCGCGACGCGAGCGGACGCTCGTACGCGACCGCTCTCGTGCGCGCGTCGGACGCGCCGGCGGCGACGTGGGTGCGCGCCTACCTGCGGGCGTACCTCCGCCCGCTCGTGCACTGCCTTCTCGCGCACGACCTGGCGTTCATGCCGCACGGCGAGAACCTCATCCTCATCCTCGACGAGCACGTTCCGACCGGCGTCTTCATGAAGGACATCGGTGAAGAGGTGGCGCTGCTCACCGACCGCGCCGCCCCGGAGGACGTGCGCCGCATCGTCTCGCCGGTCGACGACGAGGAGAAGGCGCTGGCGATCTTCACCGACGTGTTCGACGGCGTGCTGCGCCATCTCGCCGCCATCCTGCACACCGACGGGACGCTGCCCGAAAGCGAGTTCTGGCGGATCGCCGCCGAGATCATCGACGAGCACGCGGCGCAGCATCCGTGGATCGAATCCCGCGTGGATCTGCGCGCCGACGCGTTCGCGCACTCGTGCCTGAACCGCCTGCAGCTGCGCAACACCCTGCAGATGGTCGACCTGACGAACCAGTCCGCGTCGCTGATGTACGCGGGGACGCTGTCGAACCCCGTTGCGCGCTCGCGCGCGTCACGGGTGCCTGTGGCACTCTGA
- a CDS encoding GNAT family N-acetyltransferase, with amino-acid sequence MTFRTSIVAADPQRDALVLQRWLADPHAAYWDMGDLDVDAVRVYLAGVAADPHQQAWLGLVDGVPTFFAETYDPAQVLLRGIHDPLPGDLGMHVLVAPPVGESRHGLTDAVFAAVMTWCFDELGAQRVVVEPDARNDRIRRKNLRAGFTELRCICIDQGGHAKTAVLSVCTRDDYARSELAAVAAPSLTRTGIPA; translated from the coding sequence ATGACGTTCAGGACCTCGATCGTCGCGGCCGACCCGCAACGCGACGCCCTCGTGCTGCAGCGATGGCTTGCCGACCCGCACGCCGCGTACTGGGACATGGGCGATCTCGACGTCGACGCCGTGCGCGTCTACCTCGCGGGCGTCGCGGCCGACCCGCACCAACAGGCCTGGCTCGGACTCGTCGACGGAGTGCCCACCTTCTTCGCTGAGACGTACGACCCGGCGCAGGTGCTGCTGCGCGGCATCCATGACCCGCTCCCCGGTGATCTCGGCATGCACGTGCTCGTCGCACCGCCCGTGGGCGAATCCCGCCATGGCCTCACCGACGCCGTCTTCGCCGCCGTCATGACGTGGTGCTTCGACGAGCTCGGGGCGCAGCGCGTCGTCGTCGAACCCGATGCGCGCAATGACCGCATCCGGCGCAAGAACCTCCGCGCCGGCTTCACCGAGCTGCGCTGCATCTGCATCGACCAAGGCGGCCACGCCAAGACCGCGGTGCTGTCGGTGTGCACGCGCGACGACTACGCCCGCTCCGAACTCGCCGCCGTCGCGGCGCCCTCACTCACACGAACAGGGATCCCCGCATGA
- a CDS encoding lysine N(6)-hydroxylase/L-ornithine N(5)-oxygenase family protein → MSAHVHDIVGVGIGPFNLGLACLAEPTGLDAVFLDRADGFRWHQGMMIEGATIQVPFLADLVTMADPTSPFSFVNWLKHTGRLYPFYIRESFYALRTEYDAYCRWAAGQLPNLRWNREVIAVEHDPADDAYVVRAMRTDTGEESELRARHVVLGVGTQPVIPPALRGLDGPVIHSSEYLDQRDALRASGSVTVVGSGQSAAEIYRDLLEGARDHGYRLDWVTRSPRFFPMEYTKLTLEMTSPEYTDHFHALPIGIRQHLGREQRSLYKGISADLIDEIYDILYRLSADGAVPTTLLTDTEVTSAVWEGDRYRLQLRHAQVDREYVRETASLVLATGYAAQTPPFLAPIADRLDHDVLGRLAVARDYSVDGGRGRVFVQNGEEHTHGLTAPDLGFGAWRNSSILASITGREVYPIERRIAFQDFGVPADAPAAIGAVR, encoded by the coding sequence ATGAGCGCGCACGTGCACGACATCGTCGGCGTCGGGATCGGCCCATTCAACCTCGGGCTCGCGTGCCTGGCGGAACCCACCGGGCTGGACGCCGTGTTCCTCGACCGCGCCGACGGCTTCCGCTGGCATCAAGGCATGATGATCGAGGGCGCCACGATCCAGGTGCCGTTCCTCGCCGACCTCGTCACGATGGCCGACCCGACCTCGCCGTTCTCTTTCGTGAACTGGCTGAAGCACACCGGGCGCCTCTACCCCTTCTACATCCGCGAGAGCTTCTACGCGCTGCGTACCGAGTACGACGCGTACTGCCGGTGGGCGGCCGGGCAGCTGCCGAACCTGCGCTGGAACCGCGAGGTGATCGCGGTCGAGCACGACCCTGCCGACGACGCGTACGTCGTGCGCGCCATGCGCACCGATACCGGCGAGGAAAGCGAGCTGCGCGCACGGCACGTCGTGCTCGGGGTCGGAACGCAGCCCGTCATCCCACCCGCCCTCCGCGGGCTCGACGGCCCGGTGATCCACAGCTCGGAGTACCTCGATCAACGCGACGCGCTGCGCGCGTCCGGCTCGGTCACGGTGGTCGGCAGCGGCCAGTCGGCCGCTGAGATCTACCGCGACCTGCTGGAGGGCGCGCGGGACCATGGTTATCGGCTCGACTGGGTCACCCGGTCGCCACGGTTCTTCCCTATGGAGTACACCAAGCTCACGCTCGAGATGACTTCGCCGGAGTACACCGATCACTTCCACGCGCTGCCGATCGGCATCCGCCAGCACCTCGGGCGCGAGCAGCGGAGCCTGTACAAAGGCATCTCGGCCGACCTCATCGACGAGATCTACGACATCCTCTACCGCCTGAGCGCCGACGGGGCTGTGCCCACGACTCTGCTGACCGACACCGAGGTGACCTCCGCCGTGTGGGAGGGCGATCGCTACCGGCTGCAGCTGCGCCACGCCCAGGTCGACCGCGAGTACGTGCGAGAGACCGCGTCCCTCGTGCTGGCCACCGGCTACGCCGCGCAGACGCCGCCCTTCCTGGCGCCGATCGCCGACCGCCTCGACCACGACGTGCTCGGCCGCCTCGCGGTGGCGCGCGACTACAGCGTCGACGGCGGGCGCGGCCGCGTGTTCGTGCAGAACGGCGAGGAGCATACACACGGTCTCACCGCGCCCGACCTCGGCTTCGGCGCGTGGCGCAACTCGTCGATCCTCGCGTCGATCACCGGCCGCGAGGTGTACCCGATCGAGCGCCGCATCGCGTTCCAGGACTTCGGGGTGCCGGCTGACGCCCCCGCCGCGATCGGGGCGGTCCGATGA
- a CDS encoding pyridoxal phosphate-dependent decarboxylase family protein produces the protein MLDLLTRSTADTYRSLIAQTSAQVADRFEATTQPFSGASRAELQMLVDDVALDGEGVGSSQAVREIDELFLEHAVWFHHPAYAAHLNCPVALPAVAAESVLAAVNTSVDTYDQSAVGTLIERRLIGWAADRIGFAHGSGVFTSGGTQSNLHALLLAREAAMAATPLPRPRALARLVIFATTSSHFSVGKSALLLGLADDAVVAVADDGQGRMDADALALAMREVAASGRLPMAVVATAGTTDRGVIDPVDAIADVCDEHGVWLHVDAAYGCGLLVSQRRRHLLAGVERARSVTIDFHKSFFQPVSSSAILVREPRDLAAGAWHADYLNPLENDEPNQVDVSLQTTRRFDALKLWVTLRALGADRIGDMFDTVIDLAETVGDEIAADPELELVGRTQLSTVLFRVQPEGVDDRTRDALVAGVRRVLFESGRALVAKTVIDGRPSLKLTLLNPATTLDDIRQILAMVKDAATTLAGIAPEFDEALAGAEASA, from the coding sequence GTGCTCGATCTGCTCACGCGTTCCACCGCCGACACCTACCGGTCCCTCATCGCACAGACCTCGGCGCAGGTCGCCGATCGGTTCGAGGCGACGACACAGCCGTTCTCGGGTGCGTCCCGCGCCGAGCTGCAGATGCTCGTCGACGACGTCGCCCTCGACGGCGAGGGCGTCGGGTCCTCGCAGGCCGTGCGCGAGATCGACGAGCTGTTCCTCGAGCACGCGGTGTGGTTCCACCACCCCGCCTACGCCGCTCACCTCAACTGCCCGGTCGCTCTGCCCGCGGTCGCGGCCGAGTCCGTGCTCGCGGCGGTCAACACATCAGTCGACACCTACGATCAGTCCGCGGTCGGCACGCTCATCGAACGGCGGCTCATCGGCTGGGCCGCCGACCGCATCGGCTTCGCCCACGGCAGCGGCGTCTTCACCTCGGGCGGCACGCAGTCCAACCTTCATGCGCTGCTGCTCGCCCGCGAGGCCGCCATGGCAGCGACACCTCTGCCGCGTCCGCGGGCGCTCGCACGGCTCGTGATCTTCGCGACGACATCGAGTCATTTCAGCGTGGGCAAGTCCGCGCTGCTGCTGGGGCTCGCCGACGACGCGGTCGTCGCGGTCGCCGACGACGGGCAGGGGCGGATGGATGCCGACGCCCTGGCCCTCGCGATGCGCGAGGTCGCGGCGTCCGGTCGCCTGCCGATGGCCGTCGTGGCGACCGCCGGCACGACCGACCGCGGGGTGATCGACCCGGTCGACGCGATCGCCGACGTCTGCGACGAGCACGGCGTATGGCTGCACGTGGACGCGGCCTACGGCTGCGGGCTGCTCGTGTCGCAGCGACGCCGGCACCTGCTCGCGGGCGTGGAGCGTGCCCGGTCGGTGACGATCGATTTCCACAAGAGCTTCTTCCAGCCGGTGTCGTCGAGCGCGATCCTGGTGCGCGAGCCGCGCGACCTCGCGGCGGGCGCCTGGCACGCGGACTACCTGAACCCGCTCGAGAACGACGAGCCCAACCAGGTCGACGTGTCGCTGCAGACCACGCGCCGCTTCGACGCCCTCAAGCTGTGGGTCACGCTCCGCGCGCTCGGGGCCGACCGCATCGGCGACATGTTCGACACGGTCATCGACCTCGCTGAAACCGTCGGCGACGAGATCGCGGCTGATCCCGAGCTAGAGCTCGTCGGACGCACGCAGCTCAGCACGGTGCTGTTCCGCGTGCAGCCCGAAGGGGTCGACGACCGCACGCGGGACGCCCTCGTCGCGGGCGTCCGGCGCGTGCTGTTCGAATCGGGGCGTGCACTCGTCGCGAAGACCGTGATCGACGGGCGCCCGAGTCTCAAGCTGACGCTGCTCAATCCCGCGACCACACTCGACGACATCCGTCAGATCCTGGCGATGGTGAAGGATGCCGCCACCACCCTCGCGGGCATCGCGCCCGAGTTCGACGAGGCTCTCGCGGGTGCGGAGGCGTCCGCATGA
- a CDS encoding PEP/pyruvate-binding domain-containing protein translates to MAASTREEPVDAGTALVVDLAELSADDLATVGGKAANLGELIRAGFEVPPGFCVTTEAYRNAVRGSAVEAGTITDAAAARAAVLEAPFPDAVADAVRDAYARLESGAGPVAVRSSATAEDLPGASFAGQQDTYLDVAGVDAVLNAVHRCWASLWTDRAVAYRTAQGIDGAGVALAVVVQRMVAAESAGVLFTADPVTGRRRQAVLDAARGLGEAVVSGSVDPDHFVVDTATGRILDRRAGRDGAQAASVTDSQVRALAALGDRVERAFGSPQDIEWAIDADGHAWLTQSRPITTLFPVPVRDAPLPASHTRIYFCVSLAQGLHRPLTPMGIAAFRVIGSGFLDLIGHRPARIADGPGAFAIGGDRIFVDATPVVRSAVGREIMPRALDVMEARSAVVVRGLFADPRFSVLPRSRRHFARGFLHVAARIRLPLVVGQALLSPAAAQQRVHRLAREVRTRDIPAGDIPTRIDGVVDLLFRAMPLAPRSLPGALVGFGMLGLAGRLLRGSTQPGDLQKVLRSAPDNVTTQMDLELWDIAVRARRDTESAAALRTLAPADLADAYLAGTLPGVLQRTMANFLARYGHRAVAEIDLGMPRWGEDPAHLFGVLAGYLRLETDAATPAQHFAVGARGAEAMIDTLVRRARRRGRLRAAAVGFCLRRARALVGMREMPKFLIISAMRRARAALVDIGVELAAAGRIAEPGDVFFLDFEETKQAAAGTDMRTTIRARRDRYDTELRRRHVPRMLLSDGTEPEAVGGGSGASDAPGALRGTPASAGTVTAPARVILDPVGARLEPGEILVAPSTDPGWTPLFLTAGGLVMEMGGANSHGAVVAREYGIPAVVGVARATDTITTGVDVTVDGASGVVTIPPADGTVTSAH, encoded by the coding sequence ATGGCCGCGTCCACTCGAGAGGAGCCCGTCGACGCGGGCACGGCTCTGGTCGTCGATCTCGCGGAGCTGTCGGCCGACGACCTCGCGACCGTCGGCGGCAAGGCGGCCAATCTCGGCGAGCTGATCCGCGCGGGCTTCGAGGTGCCGCCCGGTTTCTGCGTCACCACCGAGGCGTACCGGAATGCGGTCCGCGGATCGGCCGTGGAAGCAGGCACGATCACGGATGCTGCGGCCGCCCGTGCGGCGGTTCTCGAGGCGCCGTTCCCCGACGCGGTGGCCGACGCGGTGCGCGATGCCTACGCCCGGCTGGAGTCCGGGGCGGGTCCCGTCGCCGTCCGGTCCTCGGCGACCGCGGAGGACCTTCCGGGAGCGAGCTTCGCCGGCCAGCAGGACACATACCTGGATGTGGCCGGAGTCGACGCAGTGCTGAACGCCGTCCACCGCTGCTGGGCGTCGCTCTGGACCGACCGCGCGGTGGCGTACCGCACCGCCCAGGGCATCGACGGCGCGGGCGTCGCGCTGGCGGTCGTCGTGCAGCGGATGGTGGCCGCCGAATCGGCGGGCGTGCTGTTCACCGCGGATCCGGTGACCGGCCGTCGGCGGCAGGCGGTGCTCGACGCTGCCCGTGGCCTCGGCGAGGCCGTCGTATCGGGCTCGGTCGACCCGGATCACTTCGTCGTCGACACGGCGACCGGACGCATCCTCGATCGTCGAGCCGGCCGCGACGGCGCCCAGGCGGCGAGCGTGACGGATTCCCAGGTACGCGCGCTGGCGGCGCTCGGAGACCGGGTGGAGCGCGCGTTCGGCAGTCCGCAGGACATCGAGTGGGCGATCGACGCCGACGGGCACGCGTGGCTCACCCAGTCCAGGCCGATCACGACGCTGTTCCCGGTGCCCGTCCGCGACGCCCCCCTTCCCGCTTCCCACACCCGCATCTATTTCTGCGTCAGCCTCGCGCAGGGACTCCACCGCCCCCTCACGCCGATGGGAATCGCCGCCTTCCGGGTGATCGGCTCGGGGTTCCTCGACCTCATCGGCCACCGTCCCGCCCGGATCGCCGACGGACCCGGGGCATTCGCGATCGGGGGCGACCGCATCTTCGTCGATGCGACGCCGGTCGTGCGGTCGGCCGTCGGCCGCGAGATCATGCCGCGGGCGCTCGACGTGATGGAGGCGCGGTCCGCGGTCGTGGTGCGCGGCCTCTTCGCCGACCCGAGGTTCTCCGTGCTCCCCCGCTCGCGGCGACACTTCGCGCGCGGCTTCCTCCACGTGGCCGCCCGCATCCGTCTCCCGCTCGTGGTCGGGCAGGCGCTCCTCAGTCCGGCAGCGGCGCAGCAACGGGTGCACCGGTTGGCGAGGGAGGTCCGGACGCGGGACATCCCCGCCGGCGACATCCCGACGCGGATCGACGGCGTTGTCGATCTGCTCTTCCGCGCGATGCCGCTCGCGCCGCGCAGCCTGCCCGGCGCCCTCGTCGGTTTCGGGATGCTGGGACTCGCCGGGCGTCTGCTGCGCGGCTCGACGCAGCCGGGCGATCTGCAGAAGGTGCTGCGCAGCGCGCCCGACAACGTCACGACCCAGATGGATCTCGAGCTCTGGGACATCGCCGTCAGAGCACGACGCGACACCGAGTCGGCGGCGGCGCTTCGCACCCTCGCCCCCGCAGATCTCGCCGACGCCTATCTGGCCGGGACCCTGCCGGGCGTGCTGCAGCGGACGATGGCGAACTTCCTCGCCCGCTACGGCCACCGCGCCGTTGCCGAGATCGACCTCGGCATGCCGCGCTGGGGCGAGGACCCCGCACACCTGTTCGGTGTGCTGGCGGGATACCTTCGCCTCGAAACGGATGCTGCGACCCCGGCCCAGCACTTCGCCGTCGGTGCGCGCGGCGCCGAGGCGATGATCGACACGCTCGTCCGTCGCGCGCGTCGGCGTGGCCGGCTCCGCGCCGCGGCCGTCGGGTTCTGCCTGCGGCGCGCTCGGGCGCTCGTCGGAATGCGCGAGATGCCGAAGTTCCTGATCATCAGCGCGATGCGCCGTGCTCGGGCGGCGCTCGTGGACATCGGCGTCGAGCTCGCCGCTGCGGGACGGATCGCGGAACCGGGTGACGTGTTCTTCCTCGACTTCGAAGAGACGAAGCAGGCGGCGGCAGGAACAGACATGCGCACCACGATCCGCGCGCGCAGAGACCGCTACGACACCGAGCTGCGACGCCGCCACGTGCCGCGCATGCTCCTGTCCGACGGGACGGAGCCCGAGGCTGTGGGCGGTGGCAGCGGCGCGTCAGACGCTCCCGGCGCCCTGCGGGGCACCCCCGCATCGGCGGGGACCGTCACCGCGCCGGCGCGGGTGATCCTCGACCCGGTCGGGGCGCGCCTCGAGCCCGGGGAGATCCTCGTCGCCCCATCGACCGATCCGGGCTGGACGCCGCTGTTCCTCACCGCCGGCGGACTCGTCATGGAGATGGGCGGCGCCAACAGCCACGGCGCCGTCGTCGCCCGGGAGTACGGAATCCCCGCGGTCGTCGGAGTCGCGCGCGCGACCGACACGATCACGACGGGCGTCGACGTGACCGTCGACGGGGCGTCGGGCGTGGTGACGATTCCGCCCGCCGACGGGACTGTTACGTCCGCGCATTGA